TTGAAGAATAGATGCTGGAAATATTCAGGATCATCATGATATAGCTTGAAGTCATTTTCTTTTATGATTTTCACCGCAAGCTTGTCCAAAAAATGGCTCATTTTTAATTCCTGTCTCATTAAACACTCCGCCAGAACAGGAAGGCAGCTTTTATGATAAACAGCAAAGAGAGGCTGAATCCTCCCATTTATCTCTGGAATGACTGCATCGAACGCAGGCTGATAATTGCCGATTATCTCATTGATGGCCGCTGCACTGACAAAGGGCATGTCACAGGCTGTAAGGAAGTGCAGGTTCGTTTTTGAGGCGGTCAGCCCCGCATGCAATCCGCCAAGGGGCCCATGATCTTTATGTAAATCAGCAACTAACGGAAGTTGTAAAAAGCGATAATCATCAAATGTATTCGTAATGATCAAAACGTCTTGGGACACTTTTGCCAGCTCGGATGCCACTCTTGAAATGTTCACCTCGTCACCTATCCTCAATAAAGCCTTATTTACACCCATTCGGCTTGATTTCCCGCCAGCTAGAAGCAACATCGTCGATTCCATCAGATCTCCTCCCTTTTTCGGTTTAATCGAGCATGCATCGGTAATGCTATAACTACTATGTATTCCAAAATTCCTTCTTCGTATGTAAATAGTTTAAAGCAACTTCGTTAATAATGACACCATATATTAAATCGGTCACCTCCTGTAATCCGTGTTTCCGAATAACGAATTGCTGCAGCACATCAAATGATCCGCTTCTGAAAAATGCCCATAAGCCCCAGCGTATAGATGAAACAACAACGTTTTACATAAAATAAATTTTGGTATATTCTAAAAATAGGATATTACCTGGTATGATGATAATATCGATAATTAATTCTCCCGAGGAGGTCACATAATGACTATGAAAAGAGCTATGACAGTTGCTGGATCTGACTCCAGCGGCGGAGCAGGTCTTCAAGCTGATTTAAAGACATTTCAAGAATTCGGCGTTTACGGTATGTCCGCTTTAACGACAATCGTGTCGATGGACCCTAAGAATGGCTGGTCCCATAACGTATTTCCTACACCAGTGGAGGTTTTGGAGGCCCAAATCGAAACGA
This genomic stretch from Peribacillus muralis harbors:
- the mobA gene encoding molybdenum cofactor guanylyltransferase produces the protein MESTMLLLAGGKSSRMGVNKALLRIGDEVNISRVASELAKVSQDVLIITNTFDDYRFLQLPLVADLHKDHGPLGGLHAGLTASKTNLHFLTACDMPFVSAAAINEIIGNYQPAFDAVIPEINGRIQPLFAVYHKSCLPVLAECLMRQELKMSHFLDKLAVKIIKENDFKLYHDDPEYFQHLFFNMNTMEDYQEAIHINQKGLHIKDGGHEL